In Treponema primitia ZAS-2, a genomic segment contains:
- a CDS encoding HEPN domain-containing protein, giving the protein MNLKDTIQWFYKAAEDYDAAKILNSALKKHNEIICYLCSQATEKYLKGYLVYNDHEIENTHNLPYLNNLCLQYDNCFNDIKDECSLLNKFNNNIRYPDGIEANSNDVNLSFKALENIINLEALKKLEQIIQNQNTEKVFEQRRKNNP; this is encoded by the coding sequence ATGAATCTTAAAGATACAATCCAATGGTTTTATAAGGCAGCCGAAGATTATGATGCTGCAAAAATATTGAATAGTGCGTTAAAAAAACATAATGAAATTATATGCTACTTATGCTCACAGGCCACAGAAAAATATTTAAAGGGATATTTAGTATACAATGATCATGAAATTGAAAATACGCATAATTTACCATATTTAAATAATTTGTGTTTACAATACGATAATTGTTTTAACGATATAAAGGACGAGTGCAGTTTATTGAACAAATTTAATAACAACATAAGATATCCTGATGGAATTGAAGCAAATAGCAATGATGTAAACTTGTCTTTCAAAGCATTGGAAAACATAATTAATTTGGAAGCATTGAAAAAATTAGAACAAATAATCCAAAATCAAAATACGGAAAAAGTTTTTGAACAAAGACGAAAAAATAACCCTTAA
- the gltB gene encoding glutamate synthase large subunit → MGQHEEEVDQRLQKGLYREEDEHDSCGIGFVADIKGRPSHEILKRGLEVLERMEHRGAESADNKTGDGSGVLIQIPHDFYKKFVPALPEAGNYGTGLVFLPGPAGDKKAEEKGAKILGLIDETAATAGLSVLGWRDVPTDTGVLGAIAQAAEPLTRQIFLGSQDQGAKRDGEGVSDLEFRLYIFRKSLEKRIREDPALENAGARGYMPSLSSRTIVYKGMLMSSQLQNYFPELKDEGLKTAVALVHSRFSTNTFPNWPLAQPFRIVSHNGEINTVKGNRFWMAAREALFAHPRFGAALKDLFPLIEPDQSDSASFDNVLELLIMSGRTLPHALMMLIPESWNDKNPIPQELKAFYEYHAAIMEPWDGPASMVFCDGRFVGGTLDRNGLRPSRYTITKDDLIVMASETGVQDFSPKEVVYKGRLRPGKLLMVDLLEGRIIPDDEVKRQVYQSKPYGDWVKRQIITLQQELTGEGQGVKFVDPQLKSDAKRLYMERVAGYSREDREKLLLVMAETSQEPTGSMGTDTPTAVFSDRSQRIYTYFKQVFAQVTNPPIDSIREDLVMTLTSFIGPQKNLLEETESHCRRIKVLNPIMTPADLETLKQVHPVDFKSRILDATFEVKNSELETGKVSRQLLKPALDNLIAEAIKAVKDGVSLLILSDRGALSPEAVPSGAAKTGRCAIPALLAVGAVHHGLIRAGQRMHLSIISESMEPREPMHFALLFGYGADLVVPYGALASLAAISAGPDGKRAGSFPEAKKHYIKGLNKAMLKVMSKMGTSTLRSYRGSQIFEAIGLGPEVIDTCFRGTPSRIGGAGFAELEGEVLDHYREARKAFIKTGDWPQGVDYLLNGDGQYRWRKFGEKHAWNPESIYLLQWATRTGDYKKFKEFSTLTNKLNQSPHVIRGLLDFAAPGTVKDGPAAPVPLEEVESVETLMRRFTTGAMSFGSISREAHETVARAMNSIHGRSNSGEGGESPERFAVRSDGSWLRSAIKQVASARFGVTSEYLANAEEIQIKIAQGAKPGEGGQLPGHKVDAMIAKVRHSTAGVTLISPPPHHDIYSIEDLAELIFDLKNANPQARISVKLVSESGVGTVAAGVAKAHADNILISGYDGGTGASPQSSIRHAGLPWELGLSETNQVLVKNGLRGRVRLMTDGQLKTGRDVVIAGMLGAEEFGFGTSTLINMGCVMMRKCHENTCPMGVATQDPELRKRFTGKPEYLINFFRFIAEEVREIMASVGIRKFDDLVGRADLLVERKSGKAKSAGVDLSALLYKPEGPAFIPGGQERRCVQDQVHNIGKVLDRQLIEKCFSALDKKIPAALSLPVRNTDRAVGAMLSYEVSKRFGGQGLPENFVTVDFTGSAGQSFGAFLAKGITFRLAGDSNDYLGKGLSGGRIVVAPPPGSTFETSENIIIGNTVLYGATSGELYAAGVAGERFCVRNSGATAVVEGAGDHAAEYMTGGRLIVLGTVGRNFGAGMSGGIAYVLDRKGDFEYFLNKGMVELSGLDNEEDESFVKQHIEQHIYWTGSAYAKNILDNWAEYKPKFVKVLPVEYKMALQQMKLAELDRKLYDIREREEISERV, encoded by the coding sequence ATGGGCCAGCACGAAGAAGAGGTAGACCAGCGCCTCCAAAAGGGTTTGTATCGGGAAGAGGATGAGCATGATTCTTGCGGTATAGGGTTTGTGGCTGATATTAAGGGCCGACCTTCCCATGAAATTTTGAAACGGGGGCTTGAGGTCCTGGAACGGATGGAACACCGGGGCGCGGAAAGCGCTGACAATAAGACCGGTGACGGTTCCGGGGTGCTGATCCAGATCCCCCATGATTTTTATAAAAAATTTGTCCCTGCCCTCCCGGAAGCGGGAAACTACGGGACCGGCCTGGTGTTTCTTCCCGGTCCGGCAGGGGATAAGAAGGCGGAGGAAAAGGGCGCTAAAATCCTCGGCTTAATCGACGAAACTGCTGCGACGGCGGGCCTTTCGGTCCTGGGATGGCGGGATGTACCCACCGACACCGGGGTACTAGGCGCCATTGCCCAGGCTGCGGAGCCCCTGACGCGCCAGATATTCCTGGGTTCCCAGGATCAGGGGGCAAAAAGGGATGGTGAAGGGGTCTCGGACCTGGAATTCCGGCTCTATATTTTCAGAAAATCTCTGGAAAAGCGTATTCGGGAGGATCCTGCCCTGGAAAACGCCGGGGCCCGGGGCTATATGCCCTCCCTTTCGTCCCGGACTATCGTGTATAAGGGGATGCTCATGTCATCCCAGCTCCAGAATTACTTCCCGGAACTTAAAGATGAGGGGCTAAAGACCGCAGTGGCCCTGGTCCATTCCCGGTTTTCCACCAATACCTTCCCCAACTGGCCCCTGGCCCAGCCCTTCCGCATTGTTTCCCATAACGGGGAGATCAATACGGTCAAAGGAAACCGGTTCTGGATGGCTGCCCGGGAGGCTCTCTTTGCCCATCCCCGTTTCGGCGCTGCCCTGAAGGACCTGTTCCCCCTTATCGAGCCGGACCAGAGCGATTCCGCCAGCTTTGACAATGTCCTAGAACTGTTGATCATGTCCGGCCGCACCCTTCCCCATGCCCTGATGATGCTGATCCCCGAATCCTGGAACGACAAAAACCCCATACCCCAGGAGCTCAAGGCTTTTTATGAATACCACGCCGCTATTATGGAGCCCTGGGATGGCCCGGCCTCCATGGTATTCTGCGACGGCCGCTTTGTGGGGGGGACCCTGGACCGGAACGGGCTGCGGCCTTCCCGGTACACCATCACTAAGGACGATCTTATTGTCATGGCCTCGGAAACCGGGGTCCAGGACTTTAGCCCCAAAGAGGTGGTCTACAAGGGCCGGCTCAGGCCGGGGAAACTGCTCATGGTGGATTTGCTGGAAGGGCGGATCATCCCGGATGACGAGGTGAAGCGCCAGGTCTACCAGTCCAAGCCCTACGGGGACTGGGTAAAGCGGCAGATCATCACCCTGCAGCAGGAACTGACCGGGGAAGGGCAGGGGGTGAAATTTGTAGACCCCCAGCTGAAAAGCGATGCCAAGCGGCTGTACATGGAACGGGTTGCGGGCTATTCACGGGAGGACAGGGAAAAGCTGCTCCTGGTCATGGCGGAAACCAGCCAGGAACCCACAGGCTCCATGGGTACCGATACCCCCACGGCGGTTTTTTCCGATCGGAGCCAGCGGATTTACACCTACTTCAAGCAGGTTTTTGCCCAGGTGACCAACCCGCCCATTGATTCCATCCGGGAGGACCTGGTCATGACCCTGACCAGTTTCATCGGTCCCCAGAAGAACCTGCTGGAAGAAACCGAGTCCCATTGCCGGCGCATCAAGGTCCTCAATCCCATCATGACCCCCGCGGATCTGGAAACCCTCAAGCAGGTCCACCCGGTGGATTTCAAGTCCCGGATACTGGACGCCACCTTTGAAGTGAAAAATTCGGAACTGGAAACGGGAAAGGTTTCGCGACAACTGTTGAAACCGGCCCTGGATAATCTGATTGCGGAGGCAATCAAGGCGGTGAAGGACGGGGTGTCCCTGCTGATCCTCTCTGACCGGGGAGCTCTGTCCCCGGAAGCTGTCCCTTCGGGGGCCGCCAAGACCGGTCGCTGCGCCATTCCAGCCTTGCTGGCGGTGGGGGCAGTACACCACGGCCTTATCCGGGCGGGGCAGCGTATGCATCTGTCGATTATTTCAGAATCCATGGAGCCCCGGGAGCCCATGCACTTTGCCCTGCTCTTCGGCTACGGCGCAGACCTGGTGGTCCCCTACGGCGCATTGGCCTCCCTGGCCGCCATAAGCGCCGGGCCGGACGGAAAACGGGCCGGGTCTTTCCCGGAGGCAAAGAAGCACTACATCAAGGGGCTTAACAAGGCCATGCTCAAGGTGATGTCCAAAATGGGCACCAGCACCCTCCGGTCCTACCGGGGATCCCAGATATTCGAAGCCATAGGGCTGGGCCCGGAAGTGATAGACACCTGTTTCCGGGGCACCCCCAGCCGTATAGGCGGCGCGGGCTTTGCCGAGCTGGAAGGGGAGGTTCTGGACCATTATCGGGAAGCCCGGAAAGCCTTTATCAAAACCGGGGACTGGCCCCAGGGGGTGGATTATCTCCTGAATGGGGATGGCCAGTACCGCTGGCGGAAATTCGGGGAAAAGCACGCCTGGAACCCTGAAAGCATCTACCTGCTCCAGTGGGCCACCCGTACCGGGGATTATAAGAAATTCAAGGAATTTTCCACCCTGACAAATAAACTGAACCAAAGCCCCCATGTCATCCGGGGCCTTCTGGACTTTGCCGCGCCGGGTACCGTGAAGGACGGGCCTGCGGCTCCGGTTCCCCTGGAGGAAGTGGAGAGCGTGGAAACCCTCATGCGGCGCTTCACCACTGGGGCCATGTCCTTTGGGTCCATTTCCCGGGAAGCCCACGAAACCGTAGCCAGGGCAATGAACTCCATCCACGGCCGATCCAACTCCGGTGAGGGCGGGGAAAGCCCGGAACGTTTTGCGGTCAGGTCCGACGGCTCCTGGCTGCGGAGCGCCATCAAGCAGGTAGCCTCAGCCCGCTTCGGGGTGACCAGCGAGTACCTGGCCAATGCCGAGGAGATCCAGATCAAAATCGCCCAGGGCGCCAAGCCCGGCGAGGGAGGCCAGCTCCCGGGGCATAAGGTGGACGCCATGATTGCCAAGGTCCGGCATTCCACCGCCGGGGTTACCCTGATCAGCCCGCCCCCCCATCACGACATTTATTCTATAGAAGATTTGGCTGAACTTATCTTCGATTTGAAAAACGCCAACCCCCAGGCCCGGATCAGCGTCAAACTGGTATCCGAATCCGGGGTGGGAACCGTTGCCGCCGGGGTTGCCAAGGCCCATGCGGACAATATCCTCATCTCAGGCTACGATGGCGGCACCGGGGCCAGCCCCCAGAGCAGCATACGCCACGCAGGCCTCCCCTGGGAGCTGGGTCTTTCGGAGACCAACCAGGTGCTGGTAAAGAACGGTCTCCGGGGCCGGGTCCGCCTCATGACCGACGGCCAGCTTAAAACCGGCCGGGATGTGGTGATCGCAGGAATGCTGGGGGCCGAAGAATTCGGTTTCGGCACATCCACCCTGATCAACATGGGCTGCGTAATGATGCGCAAGTGCCACGAAAACACCTGTCCCATGGGAGTGGCCACCCAGGACCCGGAATTGCGGAAACGCTTCACCGGCAAACCCGAGTACCTGATCAACTTCTTCCGGTTCATCGCCGAAGAAGTCCGGGAGATCATGGCCTCTGTGGGGATCAGAAAATTTGACGACCTGGTGGGTCGCGCAGATTTACTGGTGGAACGGAAGAGCGGCAAGGCAAAATCCGCCGGGGTGGACCTTTCAGCCCTGCTCTACAAACCCGAAGGCCCGGCCTTTATACCCGGCGGCCAGGAACGGCGCTGCGTGCAGGACCAGGTCCACAATATCGGCAAAGTCCTGGACCGCCAGCTTATCGAAAAATGTTTCTCCGCCCTGGATAAAAAAATTCCCGCCGCCCTTTCCCTGCCGGTGCGCAACACCGACCGGGCAGTAGGTGCCATGCTCTCCTACGAAGTATCCAAACGTTTCGGCGGCCAGGGCCTACCTGAGAATTTTGTTACCGTGGACTTCACCGGTTCCGCCGGCCAGAGTTTCGGCGCCTTCCTTGCCAAGGGGATCACCTTCCGCCTGGCCGGGGACTCCAACGACTACCTGGGCAAAGGCCTTTCGGGTGGCCGCATCGTGGTGGCCCCTCCTCCTGGATCGACTTTTGAAACCAGCGAGAACATCATCATCGGGAATACGGTGCTCTACGGCGCCACTTCCGGGGAACTGTACGCCGCAGGGGTGGCCGGGGAGCGTTTTTGCGTGCGGAATTCCGGGGCCACCGCAGTGGTGGAAGGTGCGGGGGATCATGCCGCAGAATATATGACCGGGGGCCGTCTCATCGTCCTGGGAACCGTGGGCCGCAACTTCGGCGCCGGTATGTCCGGGGGCATAGCCTATGTGCTGGACCGGAAAGGCGACTTCGAGTACTTCCTCAATAAGGGAATGGTAGAGCTTTCCGGCCTTGATAACGAAGAGGACGAGAGCTTTGTTAAGCAGCATATTGAACAGCATATCTACTGGACCGGATCGGCCTATGCCAAAAACATTCTGGACAACTGGGCCGAGTACAAGCCCAAGTTCGTAAAGGTGCTTCCGGTGGAATACAAGATGGCCCTCCAGCAGATGAAGCTGGCGGAACTGGACCGGAAACTCTACGATATCCGGGAACGGGAAGAAATTTCGGAACGTGTATAA
- the hcp gene encoding hydroxylamine reductase, producing MFCFQCEQTAAGKGCAGKAGVCGKKDDTALLQDQLTGALIILAKVASRKGKTKNTDRIIVEGLFTTMTNVDFDNAAIAKKIEIARAERAAIFAEAAQCEDFDMEKIWQAHEDIRSLKSLLLFGVRGIAAYAYHGMVLGYTDQTVTDFFYTALNALSEEQYGMDELLPLVMETGKINLKCMEILDKANTESYGHPAPAKVSLTVEKGPFIVISGHDLRDLKLLLDQTRDKGINIYTHGEMLPAHAYPALRAYPQLKGNFGTAWQNQQQEFDGLPGPILFTTNCLMPVKDSYSDRVFTTGEVAYPGMVYIGEPKDFSAVINKALELGGYKEDHPMTGINGGKEVTTGFARNTVLAAAETVVNAVKAGAIKHFFLVGGCDGAKTGRNYYTDFVKQSPKDSIILTLACGKYRFNDLDIGEIGGLPRIMDMGQCNDAYSAIQVAIALADAFKCGVNDLPLTMVLSWYEQKAVSILLTLLYLGIQNIYLGPSLPAFVSPTVLNFLVEKFAITPISTPEADLAKILAK from the coding sequence ATGTTTTGTTTTCAATGCGAGCAAACGGCAGCCGGCAAAGGCTGTGCAGGAAAGGCGGGGGTCTGCGGAAAAAAGGACGATACCGCCCTTTTACAGGACCAGTTGACCGGCGCCCTTATCATTCTGGCTAAAGTAGCCTCAAGAAAGGGAAAAACAAAAAACACGGATAGGATTATTGTTGAAGGTCTCTTCACCACTATGACCAATGTGGATTTTGACAATGCTGCTATTGCCAAAAAAATTGAAATTGCCCGGGCTGAACGGGCCGCCATTTTTGCTGAGGCCGCACAGTGTGAGGACTTTGACATGGAAAAAATCTGGCAGGCCCATGAGGACATCCGTTCCCTCAAGTCACTTTTACTCTTTGGGGTACGGGGTATAGCCGCCTATGCCTACCATGGGATGGTCTTAGGCTACACGGACCAAACAGTGACGGATTTCTTTTATACCGCCCTTAATGCACTGAGTGAAGAACAGTACGGCATGGATGAACTTTTGCCCCTGGTCATGGAAACCGGGAAGATCAACCTCAAGTGCATGGAAATCCTGGACAAAGCCAATACCGAAAGCTATGGACACCCAGCCCCGGCAAAAGTTAGTTTAACTGTGGAAAAAGGACCCTTCATCGTCATAAGCGGCCACGACCTCCGGGACCTCAAATTACTCCTGGATCAGACCAGGGACAAGGGCATTAATATCTATACCCACGGTGAAATGTTACCTGCCCACGCCTACCCGGCCCTCAGAGCCTATCCCCAGCTCAAGGGCAATTTCGGAACCGCCTGGCAAAACCAACAGCAGGAATTCGATGGGCTTCCCGGGCCAATTCTTTTCACCACCAATTGCCTCATGCCGGTTAAGGACAGTTATAGTGACCGGGTGTTCACCACCGGGGAAGTCGCCTATCCCGGCATGGTTTACATTGGTGAGCCAAAGGATTTTTCCGCAGTAATCAACAAGGCCCTGGAACTGGGTGGGTATAAGGAGGACCACCCCATGACCGGCATCAACGGCGGTAAAGAAGTGACCACCGGTTTCGCCAGAAACACTGTTCTTGCTGCGGCAGAAACGGTTGTCAATGCGGTCAAAGCCGGGGCGATCAAGCACTTCTTCCTGGTAGGCGGATGTGACGGCGCAAAGACGGGGCGTAATTACTATACAGATTTTGTGAAGCAATCCCCCAAGGACTCAATTATCCTAACCCTGGCCTGCGGCAAGTACCGCTTCAACGACCTTGATATCGGAGAAATCGGCGGCCTCCCGCGAATCATGGACATGGGTCAGTGCAACGACGCCTACTCGGCCATACAGGTGGCTATTGCATTAGCCGACGCCTTTAAGTGCGGGGTAAATGATCTGCCCCTGACCATGGTTCTTTCCTGGTATGAACAAAAGGCAGTAAGCATCCTGCTCACCCTTCTGTACCTGGGTATCCAAAACATATACTTAGGTCCCAGCCTGCCGGCCTTTGTTTCGCCCACTGTGCTGAACTTCCTGGTCGAAAAATTCGCCATCACCCCCATCAGCACCCCCGAGGCGGATCTAGCAAAGATACTAGCCAAGTAA
- a CDS encoding glutamate synthase subunit beta — MGDPKGFLKIKRKVSGYRPVEERVNDYSEVEILLSDDERRQQAARCMDCGVPFCHWACPVSNVMPEWQDRLYRNDWAGAWAALEYINPFPEFTGRVCPALCEASCVLGANDEPVTIRQNELAIIEKAYDLGLVVPRPPRMRNGKKVAVVGAGPAGLSAAYFLNRAGFSVTVYEGAQKLGGYLRYGIPDFKLDKSFIDRRVSIMEAEGVEFRTGARIGSARYGFGAKGADGEGGEGKLISAKELESSYDLVLLTIGAREPRDVKLPGRENSGIVQALDFLSLQNRILGGENTGLEPITAYGKRVVVIGGGDTGSDCVGTANRQGAMRVTQIEVLPKPPEHRSDAEPWPLWPKVLKTSSSHLEGGERLWSVNTKAFVGRNNKVEAIQACRVDWAEKDGRQVMTEVPGSDFEIGADLVLLAMGFTHVVQNGAVADFELELDERGNIRTKGSFHTSNPKVWAAGDSRNGASLVVRAIDDGKAAAEAIIKTL; from the coding sequence ATGGGCGATCCAAAGGGATTTTTGAAGATAAAGCGGAAGGTTTCCGGCTACCGGCCTGTAGAAGAACGAGTTAACGATTACAGCGAAGTAGAAATACTGCTTTCCGACGACGAGCGCCGACAGCAGGCAGCCCGTTGTATGGACTGCGGGGTCCCCTTCTGCCACTGGGCCTGTCCGGTATCCAACGTCATGCCCGAATGGCAAGACCGGCTCTACCGCAATGACTGGGCCGGCGCATGGGCCGCCCTGGAATACATAAACCCCTTTCCGGAATTCACCGGCCGGGTATGCCCCGCCCTGTGCGAAGCCTCCTGCGTCCTGGGCGCTAACGACGAGCCTGTCACCATCAGGCAGAACGAGCTTGCGATCATCGAAAAAGCCTACGACTTGGGACTGGTGGTCCCCCGGCCCCCCCGGATGCGGAACGGGAAAAAAGTCGCCGTGGTCGGCGCCGGCCCTGCGGGGCTTTCTGCCGCCTACTTCCTCAACCGCGCAGGCTTTTCCGTCACTGTGTACGAAGGCGCACAAAAACTGGGGGGCTACCTCCGCTACGGCATCCCGGACTTCAAACTGGACAAAAGTTTTATTGACCGGCGGGTCAGCATCATGGAAGCCGAGGGGGTCGAGTTCAGAACCGGCGCCCGTATCGGTTCCGCCCGCTACGGCTTCGGCGCAAAAGGCGCAGACGGCGAAGGCGGCGAAGGCAAACTCATCTCTGCCAAGGAGCTCGAATCCTCCTACGACCTGGTGCTCCTCACCATAGGCGCCAGGGAACCCCGGGACGTGAAACTGCCGGGCCGGGAAAATTCCGGCATAGTCCAGGCTCTGGATTTTCTCTCCCTCCAGAACCGCATCCTGGGGGGCGAAAACACGGGCCTTGAGCCCATCACCGCCTACGGCAAACGGGTGGTAGTCATAGGCGGCGGCGACACCGGCTCAGACTGCGTGGGCACCGCCAACCGCCAGGGCGCCATGCGGGTCACCCAGATAGAAGTACTCCCCAAGCCGCCTGAACACCGATCCGACGCCGAACCCTGGCCTCTGTGGCCCAAGGTCCTCAAAACCTCAAGCTCCCACCTGGAGGGCGGTGAACGGCTTTGGTCGGTCAACACAAAAGCCTTTGTGGGGCGTAATAACAAAGTGGAAGCCATCCAGGCCTGCCGGGTGGACTGGGCCGAAAAAGACGGCCGCCAGGTGATGACCGAGGTACCCGGCTCGGATTTTGAGATAGGCGCAGACCTGGTACTCCTCGCCATGGGCTTTACCCACGTGGTACAAAACGGCGCAGTAGCCGACTTCGAGCTAGAACTCGACGAGCGGGGCAATATCCGCACCAAGGGCAGCTTCCACACCTCCAACCCCAAGGTCTGGGCCGCCGGTGATTCCCGGAACGGCGCAAGCCTGGTAGTCCGGGCCATCGACGACGGCAAGGCTGCGGCGGAGGCGATAATCAAGACCCTGTAA
- a CDS encoding nucleotidyltransferase domain-containing protein, giving the protein MKINFDKDIQLIKETILNNIDAKSIYLFGSYAYGKPNEDSDIDIYTVLPDKYKNTTEIYAKIIRELSDKNIFFIDLLLVNENIFNSRKNDYILENTIYNKGKIIYES; this is encoded by the coding sequence ATGAAAATAAATTTTGATAAAGACATACAATTGATAAAAGAAACAATTTTAAATAATATTGACGCAAAATCCATTTATCTTTTTGGATCCTATGCCTATGGAAAACCAAATGAAGACAGCGATATAGACATATATACAGTATTACCCGACAAATACAAAAACACCACAGAAATATATGCAAAAATAATAAGGGAATTAAGCGACAAGAATATTTTTTTTATTGATTTATTACTAGTAAATGAAAATATTTTTAATTCAAGAAAAAATGACTACATTCTTGAGAATACTATTTATAATAAAGGAAAAATAATTTATGAATCTTAA
- a CDS encoding DNA adenine methylase, producing the protein MNKDEKITLKPYLKWAGGKRQLLAEIKNHLPGNIDKYTYYEPFIGAGALFFELQPKRAIINDFNAQLILTYRAIKENIEQLIELLRTHRENNDKEYYYKIRNLDRNTDEFNKLTDTEKAARLIFLNKTCFNGLYRVNSQGLFNVPHGKNKNPAIYDETLLRQIGNYLNSNDITILNTDFEQAVTNADTNSFIYFDPPYHRLDKTSFTGYQADGFLETEQERLRNVMITMAERGVKCLLSNSDTEFIRGLYAHGYFEIIPVSARRLINADSGGRGAVNEVLIKNWK; encoded by the coding sequence TTGAACAAAGACGAAAAAATAACCCTTAAACCCTATCTAAAATGGGCGGGGGGCAAAAGGCAATTGCTGGCTGAAATAAAAAACCATCTCCCCGGAAATATAGATAAGTATACTTATTACGAACCCTTCATCGGCGCCGGGGCTCTGTTTTTTGAATTACAACCCAAAAGGGCAATCATTAACGATTTTAACGCCCAGTTAATTTTAACCTACAGGGCAATAAAAGAAAACATTGAACAGCTCATTGAACTATTAAGAACCCATAGAGAGAATAACGACAAGGAATATTATTATAAAATCAGAAACCTTGACCGGAATACCGATGAATTTAACAAATTGACCGACACCGAAAAGGCTGCCCGTTTAATATTTTTGAACAAAACCTGTTTTAACGGCCTGTATCGCGTCAATTCTCAGGGTCTTTTCAATGTGCCCCATGGAAAAAACAAAAATCCTGCAATCTATGATGAAACCCTATTACGCCAAATTGGCAACTATCTTAACAGCAATGACATTACCATCCTTAATACTGACTTTGAACAAGCCGTTACCAATGCCGATACAAACTCCTTTATATATTTTGACCCGCCCTATCACCGGCTTGATAAAACCAGCTTCACAGGATACCAGGCTGATGGGTTTCTTGAGACGGAACAGGAACGGCTCCGCAATGTTATGATTACCATGGCCGAGCGGGGGGTGAAATGCCTATTGAGCAATTCGGATACCGAATTTATCCGGGGCCTGTATGCCCATGGGTACTTTGAGATTATACCCGTATCGGCAAGGCGGTTAATTAATGCTGATTCAGGCGGCAGAGGCGCCGTAAACGAGGTCCTGATAAAAAACTGGAAGTAA